DNA sequence from the Mus caroli chromosome X, CAROLI_EIJ_v1.1, whole genome shotgun sequence genome:
CACTGGATAATATATTAGTGCTTAGTATCAGAAATAGCccttatgttttgtgttttgaagttCCTAATACAATGTTCTCTTTCTAGAAAAGGTGGACAAGTCCTATTTTCCAGAGAAGATGACTTTTAACAGTTTTGAAGGAACTAGAACTTTTGTACCTGCAGACACCAATAAGGATGAAGAATTTGTATTAGAGTTTAATAGATTAAAAACATTTGCTAACTTCCCAAGTAGTAGTCCTGTTTCAGCATCAACATTGGCGCGAGCTGGGTTTCTTTATACCGGTGAAGGAGACACCGTGCAATGTTTCAGTTGTCACGCGGCAATAGATAGATGGCAGTATGGAGACTCAGCTGTTGGAAGACACAGGAGAATATCCCCAAATTGCAGATTTAtcaatggtttttattttgaaaacggTGCCGCACAGTCTACAAGTCCTGGTATCCAAAATGGCCAGTACAAATCTGAAAACTGTGTGGGAAACAGAAATCCTTTTGCCCTTGACAGGCCATCTGAGACTCATGCCGATTATCTCTTGAGAACTGGACAGGTTGTAGATATTTCAGACACCATATACCCGAGGAACCCTGCCATGTGTAGTGAAGAAGCCAGACTGAAGTCATTTCAGAACTGGCCGGACTATGCTCATTTAACCCCCAGAGAGTTAGCTAGTGCTGGCCTCTACTACACAGGGACTGATGATCAAGTGCAATGCTTTTGTTGTGGGGGAAAACTGAAAaattgggaaccctgtgatcgTGCCTGGTCAGAACACAGGAGACACTTTCCtaattgcttctttgttttgggCCGGAATGTTAATGTTCGAAGTGAATCTGGTGTGAGTTCTGATAGGAATTTCCCAAATTCAACAAACTCTCCAAGAAATCCAGCCATGGCAGAATATGAAGCACGGATCGTTACTTTTGGAACGTGGACATCTTCAGTTAACAAGGAGCAGCTTGCAAGAGCTGGATTTTATGCTTTAGGTAAACTTCACCAGACAATTACTTTCCAAATGTCACAGAGCTCCTGCAGAGAAAATCATTGTGTTAGTTTGCTCATTCTCTAAATTCATgttacatctttttgttttgttttgtttttttgtcaagacagggtttctctgtatagccctggctgttctggaactaactttgtagaccaggctggcctcaaactcagaaatctgcctgcctctgcctcccgagtgctgggatttaaggcgtgcgccaccacgcccggctttcatgTTACATCTTTAATGTAACTACTGAATTTATGTTAAAAGGCTATGCTTTTATGAGTCAGATCTGTGTTTAAGTAATTCTTGGCTGGGGGAGGTTAGAGTTGAGAGAAAAGATAGTATCAATTTCTGACAGATAGTGGATCTATTAGTAATACCATCTGCCATTTATTAAATGTCTGCTCTGTATGCTCAAAATATTTACTACATGGATTGTCTCTAAGCTTCACCACAATTCCATAGAGATAGTTAACCTTAGAGAATTTGGTTTGATTCATGGTAACTCGACATGGAGCTTAGCATAGTgccacatacctgtaatcccagcaatcttAGCAGCCGAGGTAGAATAATGAGCATGAGTTTGTTTGAGGGCAGTTTGGGCTACGTCATGATGCCATCTCTcaaaaagccaaccaaacaaaaattaacGTCTGCCTTTAAAGTGTACGCCACATCTTTGGAAGCTGCCTGAACTGCTTCAGAGTACTTTTTAAGCAATGCCTATGCATGTTTCAAGAAAAGCTGCCAGTCTTATGGCTTCTAGGACTATTTTAATCTGCATGCCTGACtcatttattttaggaaaataatgccaaattcaaatataaattatttcactTATATAACATAGTAAtcttttttggatttatttatttattcatttactggatatgagtatactgttacactctttagacataccagaagagaacattggatccaACTGcaggtggttataagccaccatgttgttgctgggaattgaactcaggacctctggaaaagcagttagtgctcttaatctctgagccatctctccagcccataacaTTAGTAATCATAAAGGTCTGTTTCATGTCCTTAAAGATTTATGCTTATAGTTTATGCTGAACTGTATTATTGTTAACATTTGGAATATAACTTAAACAGATTTCAGTTTGATGAAGTAAAGTTTAATAGTGATGGTCCAAATGACATACACTAGAAAGAATGTAACAATTATAGTTTCTAACATAAatactgtgattttattttcattgtagtCTACTAAGCACATTATATTGAGATGATGAATTTAGTATGTATTTTCCTTCAAATGACAAAGATCATATCTAGATGGAATGTGAATGTTGTCTTTTAAGGCATGAGGTTTTCTGTAACTTAGATGTTAAAACAGGCATTTTTCTGAAAACTTAGACTTGCACAGAAAGGCATAGTTTTTCTTGCATGTTTTGTTAGGTGAAGGCGATAAAGTGAAGTGCTTTCACTGTGGAGGAGGGCTCACAGATTGGAAGCCAAGTGAAGACCCTTGGGAACAGCATGCAAAGTGGTATCCAGGGTAAGATCCTTAATTGTTCATTCAGTAACAGAAAAGTTGGACATTGTGCAGTGGAAATATTTGAATTACTTTTCACCTCAACTATTTTTGCCTTCACTATGGCTTGAAATTCACACCAAGTTTACAGAAATGGGGTCACCTACTTtgtaggcaagaaaaaaaaacaaaaaacaaaaaaaacccaaaaaacccaaccacCTAAGACTTCTGGTAACCAAAACATTCACTGTTTATATGTCATATGATACTTAGATGATTCTATTTCTAAAAaccaaattattaaaatgtatattcttttatttagtaTACAAAATACATACTTTTTATTTAGAAGTAGGCTCTTTGGAGATTGGCATGAGCCCATAGTACCATGAGAAGTCCTGAAGAATGGTCATAATGtatattattgtttgtttgttttttaatttgagacaaggtctcacattaGCTCAGGTTGACCTGAAATTGCCTGTGccttccaggctggcctccatcttgAAACCCTCTTGTCTCAGACTCTTTGTCATCTTGCCTTGAAAATACTCAGCTCTATAAGTTATGTGAGCttctaacatataaaatatatattagacTTCAAACATTAGAACAATCATTTgaaaagaatctttttaaaacaatattcaagataaatgagaaaataaaaactaaggtTTTTAAGTTTTCAGTACTGGTTTTAAAAGATTAACCATtttgaacctttaaaaaaaaatgtcagtatGGCCTGGTGGTGTTGGTGACaaatggctttaatcccagcactcaggaggcagaagcaggtggatctcttttgagtttgaggtcagcctggtctgtggagttccaggacagccaagagtatacagagaaaccctatatcagaaaaa
Encoded proteins:
- the Xiap gene encoding E3 ubiquitin-protein ligase XIAP isoform X1, which codes for MVKAVLLSISYIWVYHILFCKKVSMRSHSECSQQAGACRPAELCFPDPGSGRPSSGTLPSGTRRPRRLVRTGVLGATCWRRTNYLATLPRTQLTPFEKVDKSYFPEKMTFNSFEGTRTFVPADTNKDEEFVLEFNRLKTFANFPSSSPVSASTLARAGFLYTGEGDTVQCFSCHAAIDRWQYGDSAVGRHRRISPNCRFINGFYFENGAAQSTSPGIQNGQYKSENCVGNRNPFALDRPSETHADYLLRTGQVVDISDTIYPRNPAMCSEEARLKSFQNWPDYAHLTPRELASAGLYYTGTDDQVQCFCCGGKLKNWEPCDRAWSEHRRHFPNCFFVLGRNVNVRSESGVSSDRNFPNSTNSPRNPAMAEYEARIVTFGTWTSSVNKEQLARAGFYALGEGDKVKCFHCGGGLTDWKPSEDPWEQHAKWYPGCKYLLDEKGQEYINNIHLTHSLEESLGRTAEKTPSLTKKIDDTIFQNPMVQEAIRMGFSFKDIKKTMEEKIQTSGSSYLSLEVLIADLVSAQKDNTQDESSQTSLQKDISTEEQLRRLQEEKLCKICMDRNIAVVFVPCGHLVTCKQCAEAVDKCPMCYTVITFKQKIFMS
- the Xiap gene encoding E3 ubiquitin-protein ligase XIAP isoform X3 translates to MTFNSFEGTRTFVPADTNKDEEFVLEFNRLKTFANFPSSSPVSASTLARAGFLYTGEGDTVQCFSCHAAIDRWQYGDSAVGRHRRISPNCRFINGFYFENGAAQSTSPGIQNGQYKSENCVGNRNPFALDRPSETHADYLLRTGQVVDISDTIYPRNPAMCSEEARLKSFQNWPDYAHLTPRELASAGLYYTGTDDQVQCFCCGGKLKNWEPCDRAWSEHRRHFPNCFFVLGRNVNVRSESGVSSDRNFPNSTNSPRNPAMAEYEARIVTFGTWTSSVNKEQLARAGFYALGEGDKVKCFHCGGGLTDWKPSEDPWEQHAKWYPGCKYLLDEKGQEYINNIHLTHSLEESLGRTAEKTPSLTKKIDDTIFQNPMVQEAIRMGFSFKDIKKTMEEKIQTSGSSYLSLEVLIADLVSAQKDNTQDESSQTSLQKDISTEEQLRRLQEEKLCKICMDRNIAVVFVPCGHLVTCKQCAEAVDKCPMCYTVITFKQKIFMS
- the Xiap gene encoding E3 ubiquitin-protein ligase XIAP isoform X2, with translation MAGACRPAELCFPDPGSGRPSSGTLPSGTRRPRRLVRTGVLGATCWRRTNYLATLPRTQLTPFEKVDKSYFPEKMTFNSFEGTRTFVPADTNKDEEFVLEFNRLKTFANFPSSSPVSASTLARAGFLYTGEGDTVQCFSCHAAIDRWQYGDSAVGRHRRISPNCRFINGFYFENGAAQSTSPGIQNGQYKSENCVGNRNPFALDRPSETHADYLLRTGQVVDISDTIYPRNPAMCSEEARLKSFQNWPDYAHLTPRELASAGLYYTGTDDQVQCFCCGGKLKNWEPCDRAWSEHRRHFPNCFFVLGRNVNVRSESGVSSDRNFPNSTNSPRNPAMAEYEARIVTFGTWTSSVNKEQLARAGFYALGEGDKVKCFHCGGGLTDWKPSEDPWEQHAKWYPGCKYLLDEKGQEYINNIHLTHSLEESLGRTAEKTPSLTKKIDDTIFQNPMVQEAIRMGFSFKDIKKTMEEKIQTSGSSYLSLEVLIADLVSAQKDNTQDESSQTSLQKDISTEEQLRRLQEEKLCKICMDRNIAVVFVPCGHLVTCKQCAEAVDKCPMCYTVITFKQKIFMS